The stretch of DNA GTAGTTAAGCAGCGCGCTAAACAGCGGCGACGGCGACGCCACCCCGCTGCAACGCTGGGCCAGCGCCAATGAAGCGTGTTCGTGCCCAAGCAGCGCGGTCAGCCGCGCGTGGGTCGCGCGCACGGCGTCCAGTACTCCGGCGTCGACGTCGATGCGCAGCGGCAAGCTATTGATGAACACCCCCAGTGCCCGGTCAGCGCCCTCGCCGCCCTGCATGCGCCCCATCAGCACCGTGCCGAACACCACGCGTTGCTGGCCGGACGTCGCCGCCAGCACCCGCGCCCACGCCAGATGAATCAGGCTTGCGACGCTGACACCGGCCTGGCGCGCCTGATGGCGCAAACGCTGATACACGTCTGCCGGCAGCGCCTGCTGCACTTCGTCGATGCCGCGTCCGTCGCCCTGCACTTCTTGCAGACCGAACGGCAGAGTCGGCTCGTCGATGTCCGCCAGTTGCTCGCGGAAGAATGCCTCGTGCTCCTGCTCGCTGACGCCCAGTCGCGCCTGCGCCACATAGTTGCGATACGGCACCGGCGGCGCCAGCGCCACGACGTGCCCCGACAGACTGGCCTGCAACTCGCCGCGCATCACTTCGAGGGCGATGTGGTCCATCGCCAAGTGATGGAACAGCAAAATCCCCACCACCCGGCCCAGCGCCGGATCCGGCGCATACACCAGACGCATCAACGGCGCCTGACTGACGTCGAGGCGATAACGTCGGGCGTTGAAGCGCGCGTGCAACTGCTCGAGGATCGGCCCGTCAAGCGGATCAAGTTCGACTTTCTGCAACGGCAGCAGCGCGTCGCGCCACACCACCTGCACCGGCGTGGTCAAGCCTTCCCAGACCACCGCCGTGCGCAGAATATCGTGGCGCGCCATGACCTCGCGCAGCGCCGCAGCGAAGGCCTCGACGCGCTCGCTACTGTCGAACGCCAATTGCGATTGCAGCAGGTACGGATCGCCCTGCGCGGCGGTGATGTGGTGGTAGAGAATGCCTTCCTGCAACGGCGCCAGCGGATAAATGTCCTGCACGTTGGCCGCCCCGCCCGGCACCGTGGCGACGACCCGCTCGATGTCCGCCTGCTGCAGTTGCACCAGCGGCAGCATCGTCGGAGTGATGTGCGTGCAACCGGCGACGATGCGATTGGCCGGCACCTCGATTTCGCGCCCGCTGCCGACCGAGGCGGCCAGCGCCGCGAGGGTCGGCTGACTGAACAGCACGCGCACGTCACTGCTCAAATCGAGCTGACGCATGCGCTCGATCAGAATCACCGCCAGCAACGAATGCCCGCCCAGCTCGAAGAAATGGTCGTGACGCCCGACGCGCTCGACTTGCAGCACTTCTGCCCAGATCTGCGCCAGGGCGATTTCGACCTCGCCTTGCGGCGCCTGGTATTCGCGGCGGATCAAGTCGTCCGGGCCAGGGACCGGCAGTGCCTTGCGATCCACCTTACCGTTGGCGGTCAGTGGCAGGGCCGGCAGACGCACGTAGGCGCTCGGCAGCATGGCGCTGCTCAGGCGAGTCTTCAGGTGCGCGTGCAACTGGTTGATGTCCAGCGGCGCTTGCTCGGTAAACCACGCCAACAACTGACCATCGCGCACCAGCACCACGGCCTCGCGCACCGCCGCATGGCTGGCAAGTGCGCTCTCGATTTCCCCCGGTTCGATACGCACGCCACGGATTTTCACCTGATCGTCGTTGCGCCCCAGATACTCCAAAGTGCCGTCGGTACGCCAGCGTGCGAGGTCGCCAGTTCGATACAGCCGCGCCCCCGGTTCGTTGCTGAACGGATCGCGCAGGAAGCGTTCGGCGGTCAGGTCCGTACGGTTCAGGTAACCACGAGCCACCCCGGCCCCGCCGACGTACAGCTCGCCGGTCACGCCCAGCGGCACCGGTTGTTGCTGCTCGTCGAGCAAATACACCGTGGCGTTGCTCACTGGCTTGCCGATGTGCAGCGCCTGCCCCGCGTCAATGCGCCCGGAGGTCGCCACCACCGTGGCTTCGGTCGGGCCGTAGTTGTTGATCACCGCGAACGATTGCTGGCGCGGGAACTGCCGCAGGCGATCACCACCGATCAGCAGCGTGCGCAAGGTCGGGTGATCGAGTTGGCGGTTGAACGCGTATTCGGCGATCGGGGTCGGCAGAAAACTGACGTCCAGCGGCTGCGCACGCCACCAGTCGAGCAGCGCATCGATGTCTTCGTTGCCATCGCTGGCGGGCGCCAGGTGCAGGATCGCGCCCACGCACAGCGCCGGCCAGACCTCCCAGGCCATCGCGTCAAAACCGAACCCGGCGAGGCACGAGGTATGGCTGCCGGCATTCAAGTCGAAAACGTCAGCGTGCCAATCCACCAGGTTGCACAAGGTCCGGTGCTCGACCATTACCCCTTTGGGCAGGCCGGTGGAGCCGGAGGTGTAAATCACGTAGGCGAGGTTTGCCGGGGTCAGTGCGGGCACTCTCGGCGCGCCGAGGTTGGCGGCGGACCAGGTCTGGCGATCAAGCTCGATCACCGGCACCGACAACGCTGGCAGATGCCCGCGTAACGCACTCTGGGTCAGCACTGCCAGCGGCGCGCTGTCGTCCAGCAGATAGCTCAGGCGCTCGGTCGGATGCGCCGGGTCGAGTGGCACATACGCGGCGCCGGCCTTGAGAATCGCCAGCAGCCCGACCAGCGTGTCGAGACCGCGCCGGGCGACGATTGCCACCCGGTCATCCGGGCGCACACCGAGATCGAGCAGATGATGAGCGAGTGCGTTGGCGCGCTGATTGAGCTCGGCATAGGTCAGGCATTTCCCTTGCTGAACCGCCGCCAGCGCCTGCGGCCGTTGCAGCGCTTGAGCCTCGATTCGCTGCTGAATCGTGGTCACGCTCGGGTAGTCCACCCGCGTCGCATTCCACTGTTGCAGCAGCGCGACTTCTTCAGGCGTGCTCAGGCTGAACGCCGTTATCGGCAGGTTCACCGCCTCCAGTCCTTGTTCCAGGATCAGCAGCCAGCGTTCGGCCAGCACCTTGACTTCATCGGCACTGAAATACGCCTCGCTGTAAATCAGGTACAGACGCGCGTCGTCGTTGGCCAGATTACTCAGCAGGTGCACCGCCAGCGGCGTCGCCTCTTCCACGTTCGAGACCTTGGTGACCCGCGCCAGCGCCTCGCCGTAGCGGTAATCGTGGGTGTCCTGCTCGTAGGAAACGGTCAGTTCGAACAGTTGCGAGCGGTCCTCGCGCAGCAGGCCCAGGGCACGGTTCATCTCGCTCAAGGGGAAGCGCTGATGGCGGAAATCCTTTTTCAGTTCATCACGGATTGCCCTGATCAGCTCACCGAAGGTCTGTTCACGGCCAAAGCCCATGCGCACCGGGCTGATTTGCGCGAACAGCCCGAGGGTGGATTTGAACCGTGCACCGGAGCGGTTGAGGATCGGCAGCCCCACCACCCATTCGTCACGCTGCGCGGTGCGGCTGAAGTACACGTGCAGCGCTGCCAGCAGAACATGGAACGCCGAGGCAGCAAACTCCCGGGCCACCTGCTTCATGCGCTGGTGCAGCAGTGCCGGCAGGGGCTGCGCAAAAACCTGCGTCTGCGCATCAGCACCGGCCAGACTCTGTTGATGGCGCGGTAGCAGCAACGGCTCGGGCAATTGTCGGTATTTGTCCAGCCAGTAGGCACGGTCCAGCGCATAACGGGGCGAGCCGTGATAGCGCGCATTGTCTTCGATGAAGTCAATGTACGACGGCGCCGAAGCCGGTGCGGGCTGACCGTGCGCCAGGGCGTTATAGATCTCGTCCAGTGACTTGAGCATCTCGCCAAAGCTCCAGCCATCGACAATCAAGTGATGGGCCAGAATCGACAGCCAATGCCGCTGCTCGTCGAGGCGGATCAGCAGAAAACGGAACAAGGGATCGCCGTCCAGCACGAAGGGCTGATCGATACGCTGCTGAATCAATGCCCGCGCTGCCGACTCCGGGTCGGCGTGCGCCGACACATCATGAATCGGCATCGGCGCCGGCAATGCGTGGGCAAACCGCTGCAAAGACAGGCCATCGACACCGGCGCCCGGCAACAGGATCGTACGCATGGCGTCATGCCGGGCCACCAGACCTTCGAGGGCCGCCTGCATACATGCCGGATCCAGTGGGCCGATCAGGTCCATATACCCGCCGATGTTGTACAACGGCGAATCGCCGCGACTCAGCTGATCCAGCCAGATGTCCAACTGCGCAGCAGTCAGCGGATACGTCTGGAGCGATGCGGACGGGGTGTCCACCGTCGGGGCAGAAATAGACGGCATAAGATCCTTCTCATGTGATTTTGCGCCTATTCAAGCATCGGCCCCGGCGCCGACGTGACACGTGAAACCCGGACAACCCGGCCCCCTGCGCAGGCCTGTCAGCACCTGCCGCACCTAAATACGTCGGAAGTTTGTAAAAGTTCGGAGAGGAAACACTGAAAAATTTGTAGGAAAAATGCCACACGCCAGCGCTGCCATCGACCTGCGCAGAGCGCCCACAACAACATGACGCCCCCGGTTTTCAGGGCTTTGGCGTGACCAAACAGTCACACAAACCCCGTCACCTGTACCAAACACCGTCAGAAGCCCGGCGCCAACTTTCAGAAATGATGGCACTTTGTGTCCCCGGTTTCCCCTACAGACGCAGGGCAAAACCATAGGCTTAAATCCCGCCCCAGATCAGTTTCAAGGAAAGGCGATTGCGTGGGCGGCTTTTGCATAAACAGCGGACGACTCGGTGATGACTCGGAACCAGGGATGACAAGGATATGAATCTGACCGGCAGCATTCGCAACATGGAAAACCCGCATTTCTACTGGCAACTGGGCGAACTGATTGCCAGCACCGGCGACGATCATTTCGCCAGCAACCTGTTCCAGTTGGTCGACACGCTGGTGCCGGTCAATCGGGTCGATCTCAGCGAATGGACGCTGGACGAACGCCAGGCCAGCGTGGTCGAGATCAAGGCGCTGGGCAGCGCAGGCCTGCCGCAGACCTTCCCACCGCCGGATCCTTTGCAGCGCCCGGACGATCATCCGTTGTTGCAAAAGATGATCGAGATGAATGACTCACTGCTGATTCAACTCAAAGCGTCGCTCCAGCCCCGACATCCGCAGCACAGCGTGCACCAGTGCAATCTGGTGTCTCGCACCTCCAACCGCCGCTGTGTCATCTCGTTCTATCGACCGCATACGCAACGGGTGTTTTCCCTGCCGGAGCTGTCGTTTCTCAAAAGCCTGTCCGACACCCTGCTGCCACTGATCGAGCGCCACGCACACCTCAGTCGGCAGATCATCACCAAGCAGCCGCGCCTGCCATTGGCCGACCTGGAGCAGGCGCCATTGCAGCAGGTGTTCGATGAGCGTCTGGCGCTGGGCGGCATCGTCCTGTCGGCCCGGGAAAAGGAAGTCTGCCTAGGGCTGCTGACTGGCGGCACCGTGCCGCAACTGGCCGAGAAGTTGCGGGTCAAGAGCAGTTCGGTCGAGACCTACCTCAAGCGTGCGACCGCCAAACTCGGGGTCAGCGGGCGGCATGGCCTGGCGCGGTGGATGGCCGGGGCCTGATCGAAAAAACCCTTGATCAACATTTTCCAATGGGGTGAGGGATTCAGTGCCCTGACCCGACGGTGCCGACACCGGCACGCCTTTTTCTGCATGAGAACGTTCGATGTTGCGCACCTCCCTGTTGTCCTTGGCCGTCCTGCTGGCCGGTTGCTCGTTGGTTCCCGAATACCAGCGCCCTGCCTCGCCGAGCGCTGCGCAGTATCCGCAAGGCAGGGTTTACCCGGCACAGACACTGGCGCCAACGCGCACCGAAGACTGGCGCACGCTGTTCAACGACCCGGCGCTGCAACAGTTGATCGAAAGCGCGTTGGTGAACAATCGCGACCTGCGGGTGGCGGCGCTGAACGTCGAGGCGTTTCAGGCGCAGTACCGGATCCAGCGCGCCGACCTGCTGCCGGCGCTGTCGGCCAATGCCAGCGAATCACGCCAGCGCCTGCCGCCCAGCGTGACCCGCAGCAAAGCCATGATCAACTCGACCTACGCGGTGAACCTGGGCGTCAGCGCCTATGAACTGGATTTCTTCGGCCGGGTGCGCAGCCTCAGCGAGCAGGCGCTGCAGACCTGGCTGGCGACCGAACAGGCGCGGCGCAGCGCCGAGCTGAGCCTGGTGGCCAACGTCGCCAACGCCTACCTGACCTGGCGCGCCGATCAGGAGCTGCTCGAACTGACCCGCCAGACCCTCACCGCCGATGAACAGAGCCTGCGCCTGACCACCCGCAACCGTGACGCCGGCAAGTCCTCGGCGCTGGAACAGGCGCAGGCCAAGACCAGCGTCGACAGTTCGCGAGCCAATCTGGCGCGCTATCAGCGCCAAGTGGCACAGGACCTGAACAGCCTGACGCTGCTGGTCGGCACTCAGGTTCCCGCGACGTTGCCCGCGCAACCGCTGTCCAGCGATCTGCTGCAACAACTGCCGGCCGGGCTGCCGTCGGACCTGCTGCAACGGC from Pseudomonas sp. P8_229 encodes:
- a CDS encoding non-ribosomal peptide synthetase; amino-acid sequence: MPSISAPTVDTPSASLQTYPLTAAQLDIWLDQLSRGDSPLYNIGGYMDLIGPLDPACMQAALEGLVARHDAMRTILLPGAGVDGLSLQRFAHALPAPMPIHDVSAHADPESAARALIQQRIDQPFVLDGDPLFRFLLIRLDEQRHWLSILAHHLIVDGWSFGEMLKSLDEIYNALAHGQPAPASAPSYIDFIEDNARYHGSPRYALDRAYWLDKYRQLPEPLLLPRHQQSLAGADAQTQVFAQPLPALLHQRMKQVAREFAASAFHVLLAALHVYFSRTAQRDEWVVGLPILNRSGARFKSTLGLFAQISPVRMGFGREQTFGELIRAIRDELKKDFRHQRFPLSEMNRALGLLREDRSQLFELTVSYEQDTHDYRYGEALARVTKVSNVEEATPLAVHLLSNLANDDARLYLIYSEAYFSADEVKVLAERWLLILEQGLEAVNLPITAFSLSTPEEVALLQQWNATRVDYPSVTTIQQRIEAQALQRPQALAAVQQGKCLTYAELNQRANALAHHLLDLGVRPDDRVAIVARRGLDTLVGLLAILKAGAAYVPLDPAHPTERLSYLLDDSAPLAVLTQSALRGHLPALSVPVIELDRQTWSAANLGAPRVPALTPANLAYVIYTSGSTGLPKGVMVEHRTLCNLVDWHADVFDLNAGSHTSCLAGFGFDAMAWEVWPALCVGAILHLAPASDGNEDIDALLDWWRAQPLDVSFLPTPIAEYAFNRQLDHPTLRTLLIGGDRLRQFPRQQSFAVINNYGPTEATVVATSGRIDAGQALHIGKPVSNATVYLLDEQQQPVPLGVTGELYVGGAGVARGYLNRTDLTAERFLRDPFSNEPGARLYRTGDLARWRTDGTLEYLGRNDDQVKIRGVRIEPGEIESALASHAAVREAVVLVRDGQLLAWFTEQAPLDINQLHAHLKTRLSSAMLPSAYVRLPALPLTANGKVDRKALPVPGPDDLIRREYQAPQGEVEIALAQIWAEVLQVERVGRHDHFFELGGHSLLAVILIERMRQLDLSSDVRVLFSQPTLAALAASVGSGREIEVPANRIVAGCTHITPTMLPLVQLQQADIERVVATVPGGAANVQDIYPLAPLQEGILYHHITAAQGDPYLLQSQLAFDSSERVEAFAAALREVMARHDILRTAVVWEGLTTPVQVVWRDALLPLQKVELDPLDGPILEQLHARFNARRYRLDVSQAPLMRLVYAPDPALGRVVGILLFHHLAMDHIALEVMRGELQASLSGHVVALAPPVPYRNYVAQARLGVSEQEHEAFFREQLADIDEPTLPFGLQEVQGDGRGIDEVQQALPADVYQRLRHQARQAGVSVASLIHLAWARVLAATSGQQRVVFGTVLMGRMQGGEGADRALGVFINSLPLRIDVDAGVLDAVRATHARLTALLGHEHASLALAQRCSGVASPSPLFSALLNYRHSDESELLEPSRQSWQGIETLANEERTNYPLTMSVDDYGNGLRLTGRAVAQIGAQRICGYMQAALSGLVQALEQAPQQPLNRLPILQPEELQRLLSAFNATEVDCPLEQPLHALFEAQARRKPHAIALQAGERSLSYRELNERANRLAHHLRELGVQPDARVAICVERGLDLVVGLLGILKAGGAYVPLDPDYPLERLNYMLQDSAPVALLVHGATRQLLGEPGVALIDLDRGSWAQQPAGNPQVPGLSASNLAYMIYTSGSTGLPKGVMIEHRSACNMVHWGSQLSPPTEHGALLQKAPFSFDSSVWEIFWPLCSGMRLVLARPDGNRDSAYVVQTIREHQVTVVKFVPALLQQFIEQEGVEQCTSLTDVLNGGGELSAALARQVRARLPWVRLHNVYGPTETTVDSTGWTLEPHMPVPDNVVPVGKALSNTRLYVLDAYDQPVPQGVSGQLHIGGVGVARGYHGLPEMQAERFIDSPFVAGDRLYRTGDLVRYANDGELEFLGRNDFQIKLRGLRLEPGEIEARLIEHSAIREAVVMVRDERLVAWYTVRSGVEEPSLETLRAHVLERLPEYMVPGAFVQLDALPLTPNDKIDRKALPEPGADAVINRPYVAPQGEVEATLAQIWGEVLGVEQVGRHDNFFELGGHSLLAVSLVARMRQSGLHTDARALFSQPTLAALALSTTDQAQQVLIPQTTIPSLNRKRRL
- a CDS encoding helix-turn-helix transcriptional regulator codes for the protein MNLTGSIRNMENPHFYWQLGELIASTGDDHFASNLFQLVDTLVPVNRVDLSEWTLDERQASVVEIKALGSAGLPQTFPPPDPLQRPDDHPLLQKMIEMNDSLLIQLKASLQPRHPQHSVHQCNLVSRTSNRRCVISFYRPHTQRVFSLPELSFLKSLSDTLLPLIERHAHLSRQIITKQPRLPLADLEQAPLQQVFDERLALGGIVLSAREKEVCLGLLTGGTVPQLAEKLRVKSSSVETYLKRATAKLGVSGRHGLARWMAGA
- a CDS encoding efflux transporter outer membrane subunit, which codes for MLRTSLLSLAVLLAGCSLVPEYQRPASPSAAQYPQGRVYPAQTLAPTRTEDWRTLFNDPALQQLIESALVNNRDLRVAALNVEAFQAQYRIQRADLLPALSANASESRQRLPPSVTRSKAMINSTYAVNLGVSAYELDFFGRVRSLSEQALQTWLATEQARRSAELSLVANVANAYLTWRADQELLELTRQTLTADEQSLRLTTRNRDAGKSSALEQAQAKTSVDSSRANLARYQRQVAQDLNSLTLLVGTQVPATLPAQPLSSDLLQQLPAGLPSDLLQRRPDILQAEYKLKAANANIGAARAAFFPSVSLTANAGTSSRDLSGLFSAGSGAWTFQPQINLPIFNAGSLRASLDYSKLQKDVAVAEYEKSIQTAFQEVADGLAARGTYQQQLQAQRDLVQATQDYYNLAQHRYQNGVDSSLTFLDAQRSLFSSQQGLITDRLAQLVAEVNLYTALGGGWRADETRAQ